The following nucleotide sequence is from Brassica napus cultivar Da-Ae unplaced genomic scaffold, Da-Ae ScsIHWf_2634;HRSCAF=3386, whole genome shotgun sequence.
GAACAGACTCACGCAACTGGACATCAATTTTTAGTTTGTTATTAAAGTGAATTCAGAATTTAATTCTTTTGGGTGGAATAATATGCATGCAGCCGAAGGTTTGGGAGTAAGAACATTGTACCAGCTTATCGTAGTTCAGATCTTCAACCCAATGATATCTTAACCGTTGTTAGTTTTGCTTCTGGTGGTTCTGGTTAGATCCATGACCGCACAAGTTCAGGTAAGTTACACTTAAGGAAATGTAATTTAAATTCttatgtaatatataaaaattcatcatttaattaaaatacaaattaatcaCAGGGAGTTATATGGATACCAGACCAATTAAACGACTTCAAAGCTTACATAGCAAAGCTAAACAGCATTACTGAAGATGAAGAGAAGACGAGATCAATCATCTCTAATGCAGTTTATATCATTTCCGCTGGAAATAACGATCTTGGCATCACATTCGTCTCCAATCCAGCTAGAAACACTCGATATACTGTCTTCTCCTACACCAACATGATGATTTCATGGACTCAATCATTCATGCAGGTacgttaatttttaaaattcgatACCAAATTTTACATGTATCAACttacatttgatttatatatacatataggaGTTATATAATTTGGGAGCAAGAAAATTTGCGATTATGGGAACGTTGCCTTTGGGTTGCTTACCAGGAGCAAGCAACGCTATTGGAGGGATATGTCTAGAACCCGCAAACGCAGTCGCTAGACTCTTTAACCAGAAGCTAGCAAACGAAGTCAACAATCTGAACTCAGTGCTACCAGGCTCTCGTTCCATCTACATTGACATGTATAATCCTCTTCTTGAACTCGTCATCAACCCACTAAGATCAGGTTAGTGTTATTTTCttttggatgtttttttttccattgaaACTGTGACTgcattaatcatttttttttaaataagtttttttcacGGCCatgcataatataatttgggttCCTTTTAGGATTTACGTGGTCAACTTGGCCTTGCTGTTGTTCTCCTGCGGCTCCGGTACCGTGTTTGGATGCATCTCGACATGTGTTTTGGGACACTTTGCTCACCCAACGGAGAAAGCTTATCAAACTATTATCCCTCCGATTATTCAACAAATCCAACAAAGCTTCGCTTGATGTGGGTGTCTTCGTCTCAGCAATTAATCTATTTTACGTGCTTGTAACATATTTATTGTTCTTATGACTGTTAATGTTGCGTATCTTATCTATGAATATATCCAACTgtttacatattaaaaaaaatccatcCTCTTCTACTATatggatgatatatatatatatatatatatttttttttttttgtcaaccatgGATGAAATATTATGATTGTTTATGTGAACATATTAACAATAGCAAACAACTTGCACCTCTCTTATACTTCATTGGCCTTCTTTTGCCAAGTATCCTGCTCTTTTATAAGCTTTCTGTTAACCTGAAACCCAATGTTAATAGCTTTGTAGCGTAAACAGTACGCACAACGTTACATGTCACGCATGGAACAATGATCGAAAGATAACAAGGCAGAGAGTCTCTTACTTTTAGTTAAGATAAGGTCgttattatggttttttttcttgtagtaaTGGGCTTCAAAAATAATTGCTTTGTGCCATTAAATATTCTCTTCGATTTTTGGGGACTTTTAAAAggttaagacaaaaaaaaagacgagaGTTTCTTAAAACATTACACAGAgcttttataaaatttagtcATCTTATTATTTTTGTCGGAAATATGATATGTAGTGGTGAAGTCCACCTGTTAATTTGTTCTCATTTTGACCTAGTTCGAAGACTATATTAAAAAGGCTAGCACCAAACTACCCGCCACATTGCAAGTTTGTGAGCAGCACAAAGTTTGTGAAGACATTTCTACTTGTTTTGTGGagttcaaataaaaatttatagagttatccaattatcttaaaaaatttataggAAAAGGAATAAAAATCAAAGTCTATATCAAcacaaagaagaagatgtatCAAAATATTAAGGATTCAGTGGCGTGGTTGCCTCCGAAGATCAAGGGAGGGTGATCAGGTCCACTGACATCCTGGTTTATAAGTTGgtcaatatttaaatttaatgtgatacgcatgtttctttctttttcttgttagACTTTaaggtcaaacaaaaaaaacttgggAAAATATAGAAATACACATATGCATCATGTCCAATAAAGAATCTCGAAAGCCGGTACACTTTTTATGGACTTTTGTCAAAGCACATACATTTTGTGGATATCTACCGACTACCGTTTATTATAATTACAGTGCTGATTCATGATACTTTGCAAAATACAAATCTACTCAAAAGTCC
It contains:
- the LOC106425938 gene encoding LOW QUALITY PROTEIN: GDSL esterase/lipase At5g63170 (The sequence of the model RefSeq protein was modified relative to this genomic sequence to represent the inferred CDS: inserted 5 bases in 3 codons; deleted 3 bases in 2 codons), with product MYAIGGSANLTINSQGNRFLAPGGSLNKDGQRNRQAILKPLPLAARPSSRVGDITIALGALSCKKGSHADHSPTILVSIISSSVAQAEIFQRLAFGDSILDTGNNNDLSTLTKVNFYPXGRDFVTRQATGRFGNGRIPTDMIAEGLGXKNIVPAYRSSDLQPNDILTVVSFASGGSGXRSMTAQVQGVIWIPDQLNDFKAYIAKLNSITEDEEKTRSIISNAVYIISAGNNDLGITFVSNPARNTRYTVFSYTNMMISWTQSFMQELYNLGARKFAIMGTLPLGCLPGASNAIGGICLEPANAVARLFNQKLANEVNNLNSVLPGSRSIYIDMYNPLLELVINPLRSGFTWSTWPCCCSPAAPVPCLDASRHVFWDFAHPTEKAYQTIIPPIIQQIQQSFA